The following proteins are encoded in a genomic region of Pikeienuella piscinae:
- the zapE gene encoding cell division protein ZapE — protein sequence MSDGPLARYREMIASGALEDDVAQRLALEKLQLLHNRLKDYDPWKGKRVARGFFGWGREGAKKDADLNGLYIYGGVGRGKSMLMDLFFDAAPVEKKRRVHFHAFMQEAHRGIHNARQAGDDDPIKTVAKAISRDTVLLCFDEMQITDITDAMIVGRLFEKLFKRGTVIVATSNRPPDDLYKNGLNRQIFLPFIAMLKEKLDLHLLESPTDYRQSRLRGREVYHTPLGPDADAAMDATWDELTGGREGEPLTLEVNGREVVVPCFHAGVGRGSFADLCARPLGPGDYLAIAAEVRTLMLDRVPRLGLANANEAKRFVTLIDALYEAKARLICSAAAEPEALYPEGTGAFEFERTASRLAEMRSEQWLEAV from the coding sequence ATGTCGGACGGGCCGCTCGCGCGCTACCGCGAAATGATCGCTTCGGGCGCGCTCGAGGATGATGTCGCGCAGCGCCTGGCGCTTGAGAAACTGCAGCTCCTCCACAATCGGCTGAAGGATTACGACCCCTGGAAAGGCAAGCGCGTCGCGCGCGGGTTCTTCGGCTGGGGGCGCGAGGGGGCGAAGAAGGACGCCGATCTGAACGGCCTCTACATCTATGGCGGCGTCGGGCGCGGCAAGTCGATGCTGATGGATCTCTTTTTCGACGCCGCGCCGGTCGAGAAGAAGCGCCGCGTCCATTTCCACGCCTTCATGCAGGAGGCGCATCGCGGAATCCACAACGCCCGGCAGGCGGGCGACGACGACCCGATCAAGACCGTGGCAAAGGCGATCTCGCGGGATACGGTGCTGCTCTGCTTTGACGAGATGCAGATCACCGACATCACCGACGCAATGATCGTCGGGCGGCTTTTCGAGAAGCTCTTCAAGCGCGGCACGGTGATCGTCGCCACCTCCAACCGGCCACCGGACGATCTCTACAAGAACGGGCTGAACCGGCAGATCTTCCTCCCCTTCATCGCAATGCTGAAGGAGAAGCTGGACCTTCATCTCCTCGAAAGCCCGACTGATTACCGCCAGTCCCGTCTGCGGGGGCGGGAAGTCTATCACACGCCGCTCGGGCCGGACGCGGACGCGGCGATGGACGCGACATGGGACGAGTTGACCGGCGGGCGTGAGGGCGAACCGCTGACGCTGGAGGTGAACGGGCGGGAAGTTGTCGTTCCATGCTTTCACGCCGGCGTCGGAAGGGGGAGCTTCGCCGATCTTTGCGCCCGCCCGCTCGGGCCGGGCGATTACCTCGCCATAGCGGCGGAGGTGCGGACGCTGATGCTGGACCGCGTGCCGCGGCTCGGCCTCGCGAATGCGAACGAAGCGAAGCGTTTCGTCACCCTGATCGACGCGCTCTACGAGGCGAAGGCGCGGCTGATCTGTTCGGCCGCGGCCGAGCCGGAGGCGCTCTATCCCGAAGGGACAGGCGCGTTCGAGTTTGAACGCACCGCGTCGCGGCTTGCGGAGATGCGCTCGGAGCAATGGCTGGAGGCCGTTTGA
- a CDS encoding MFS transporter, with amino-acid sequence MAASRLFTPVLIAASAIIIVSFAVRASFGVFQLPVANEFGWPRIEFSLAIAIQNLAWGIGQPLFAAFAERYGDRLALLLGALTYCAGMVLSAFATTPEAHQALAWLVGFGIAGTGFGVILGVVGRAATAERRSFALGVATAAGSVGQMIGPPIAAALLVDLHWSQVFIVFGVAVLAVMAVLPFIRETGAATNEEAKETMRALLGRAVRDPSFTLIFLGFFSCGYQLAFITAHFPAMVTELCGPVAPGSIISGLGVTTTAQLGAWAIGLIGLANIGGTLLAGRLGQRWSKKYLLAVIYTGRTIVAAVFILAPITPESVLIFSVVMGALWLATVPLTSGLIAQIYGIRYMGTLFGVVFLSHQIGGFMGVWLGGAMYDAYGGYELVWWIGVGVGAFSALVHLPIRERPMRAALAA; translated from the coding sequence ATGGCCGCCTCTCGTCTTTTCACGCCTGTGCTGATCGCGGCCTCCGCGATCATCATCGTCAGCTTCGCCGTCCGGGCGTCATTCGGGGTCTTTCAGCTTCCGGTCGCGAACGAATTCGGCTGGCCGCGGATCGAGTTTTCCCTCGCCATCGCGATTCAGAACCTCGCATGGGGGATCGGCCAGCCGCTCTTCGCCGCGTTCGCGGAGCGCTATGGCGACCGGCTGGCGCTGCTGCTCGGCGCCCTGACCTATTGCGCTGGGATGGTTCTCTCCGCCTTCGCTACGACGCCGGAGGCGCATCAGGCGCTCGCCTGGCTCGTCGGCTTCGGCATCGCCGGCACCGGGTTCGGCGTCATTCTCGGCGTCGTCGGGCGCGCGGCGACGGCGGAACGACGCTCATTCGCGCTCGGCGTCGCCACCGCCGCCGGCTCTGTCGGCCAGATGATCGGCCCGCCGATCGCCGCCGCGCTGCTGGTCGACCTGCATTGGTCGCAGGTCTTCATTGTCTTCGGCGTCGCCGTCCTCGCGGTGATGGCCGTCCTCCCGTTCATCAGGGAAACCGGCGCCGCCACGAATGAGGAAGCGAAGGAGACGATGCGCGCGCTGCTCGGCCGCGCGGTCCGCGACCCGTCATTCACGCTGATCTTCCTCGGCTTCTTCTCGTGCGGCTATCAGCTCGCCTTCATCACCGCGCATTTTCCGGCGATGGTGACCGAGCTTTGCGGCCCGGTCGCGCCGGGAAGCATCATCTCCGGACTCGGCGTCACCACGACCGCGCAGCTCGGCGCCTGGGCGATCGGCCTGATCGGCCTGGCGAATATCGGTGGAACCCTGCTCGCCGGGCGGCTCGGGCAACGCTGGTCGAAGAAATATCTTCTCGCCGTGATCTACACCGGGCGCACGATCGTGGCGGCGGTGTTCATCCTAGCGCCGATCACGCCGGAAAGCGTGCTGATCTTCTCCGTCGTGATGGGCGCGCTCTGGCTCGCGACCGTGCCGCTGACCTCAGGGCTGATCGCGCAGATCTATGGCATCCGCTACATGGGCACGCTCTTCGGCGTCGTCTTTCTCAGCCATCAGATCGGCGGCTTCATGGGCGTCTGGCTCGGCGGCGCGATGTATGACGCCTATGGCGGCTATGAGCTGGTCTGGTGGATCGGCGTCGGAGTCGGCGCCTTTTCGGCTCTCGTCCATCTGCCGATCCGCGAGCGGCCGATGCGGGCCGCGCTCGCAGCCTAG
- a CDS encoding SDR family NAD(P)-dependent oxidoreductase encodes MTYERALIIGAGAGLSASLARRFASRGMSVVLAARSTGDLTPLADETGAATHRCDAAQAADIRRLFEIVDMRGAPDVVVYNPSARVSGPITEIDGAAVEAAVAVTALGAFHAAQEAARRMVPVGKGAILLTGATAGVKGFAGSAAFAMGKFALRGLAQSLARELHPKGVHVGHFVIDGGIGNPNRPDREGPADTPDSRLDPDAIASEYLNLLDQHPSCWSWEVELRPALERF; translated from the coding sequence ATGACATATGAACGCGCGCTTATCATCGGCGCCGGCGCCGGGCTTTCCGCTTCGCTCGCCCGCCGCTTCGCGTCCCGGGGGATGAGCGTCGTGCTGGCTGCGCGCTCGACCGGGGATCTGACGCCGCTCGCGGACGAGACCGGCGCGGCGACCCATCGCTGCGACGCCGCGCAGGCGGCGGATATCCGGCGGCTCTTCGAGATCGTGGATATGAGGGGCGCGCCGGATGTCGTGGTCTACAACCCCTCCGCGCGCGTATCCGGCCCGATCACGGAGATCGACGGCGCGGCGGTCGAGGCGGCGGTCGCGGTCACTGCGCTCGGCGCCTTTCATGCCGCTCAGGAGGCTGCGCGCCGCATGGTTCCCGTCGGCAAGGGGGCGATCCTGCTGACCGGCGCGACGGCTGGGGTGAAGGGTTTCGCCGGCTCCGCCGCCTTCGCGATGGGAAAGTTCGCGCTGCGCGGGCTCGCGCAGAGCCTGGCGCGGGAGCTGCATCCGAAGGGCGTGCATGTCGGTCATTTCGTGATCGACGGCGGCATCGGGAACCCGAATCGGCCGGATCGCGAGGGGCCGGCGGACACTCCGGATTCGAGGCTCGACCCGGACGCCATCGCCTCCGAATATCTCAATCTCCTCGATCAGCATCCTTCCTGCTGGTCCTGGGAGGTGGAGCTTCGGCCGGCGTTGGAGCGCTTCTAG
- the ffh gene encoding signal recognition particle protein, with protein sequence MFEGLSERLSGVFDRLTRQGALSEADVATALREVRVALLEADVSLPVARDFIAKVQEKATGQAVTKSVTPGQQVVKIVNDELTAMLAGDDAEAGRLRVDSPPAPILMVGLQGSGKTTTTAKIAKRLTEREGKRVLMASLDVNRPAAMEQLGILGMRTGVDVLPIVKGQDPIAIARRAKQQATMGGYDVYLLDTAGRLHIDQELMAQVESVRDVAKPHETLLVVDGLTGQDAVNVATEFDGRIGVTGVVLTRMDGDGRGGAALSMRAVTGKPIKFVATGEKLDALEEFHPARIAGRILGMGDVVSLVEKAQETIEAEQAERMMKRFQKGRFDMNDLAAQLQQMQKMGGMQGVMGMLPGMGKLSKQMEEANFDDKVIRRQVALIQSMTKKERANPALLQASRKKRIAAGAGLEVPELNRLLKMHRQMADMMKKMGKMGKKGMLRGGLSQMFGKGGMNPAMMGGPPGAAAPKGLPGGGLPGLGGGALPPGLSGFGKKK encoded by the coding sequence ATGTTCGAAGGACTGTCCGAACGCCTTTCCGGCGTGTTCGACCGACTGACCCGACAGGGCGCGCTTTCCGAGGCCGACGTCGCGACTGCGCTCCGCGAGGTCCGCGTCGCGCTGCTGGAGGCTGACGTTTCGCTGCCCGTCGCGCGGGATTTCATCGCGAAGGTTCAGGAAAAGGCGACCGGCCAGGCGGTGACGAAATCCGTCACCCCGGGCCAGCAGGTGGTGAAGATCGTCAATGACGAGCTGACCGCGATGCTGGCCGGGGACGACGCCGAGGCCGGACGGCTCCGCGTCGACAGCCCGCCGGCGCCGATCCTGATGGTCGGGCTTCAGGGCTCCGGCAAGACGACGACGACCGCGAAGATCGCGAAGCGCCTGACGGAGCGCGAAGGCAAGCGCGTCCTGATGGCCTCGCTCGACGTCAATCGCCCGGCGGCGATGGAGCAGCTCGGCATCCTCGGCATGCGGACCGGCGTCGACGTGCTGCCGATCGTCAAGGGCCAGGACCCGATCGCCATCGCCCGCCGCGCAAAGCAGCAGGCGACGATGGGCGGCTATGACGTCTATCTTCTCGACACCGCCGGCCGGCTCCATATCGATCAGGAGCTGATGGCGCAGGTCGAATCCGTCCGCGATGTCGCGAAACCGCATGAGACGCTGCTGGTCGTCGACGGGCTGACCGGGCAGGACGCGGTCAACGTCGCGACCGAGTTCGACGGCCGCATCGGCGTCACCGGCGTCGTCCTCACGCGCATGGACGGCGACGGGCGCGGCGGCGCCGCGCTCTCGATGCGGGCGGTGACCGGCAAGCCGATCAAGTTCGTCGCCACCGGCGAGAAGCTCGACGCGCTCGAGGAGTTCCACCCGGCGCGGATCGCCGGACGCATCCTCGGCATGGGCGACGTCGTCTCCCTCGTCGAGAAGGCGCAGGAAACGATCGAAGCCGAACAGGCCGAGCGCATGATGAAGCGGTTCCAGAAGGGCCGCTTCGACATGAACGACCTCGCCGCCCAGCTTCAGCAGATGCAGAAGATGGGCGGCATGCAGGGCGTGATGGGCATGCTGCCGGGCATGGGCAAGCTCTCCAAGCAGATGGAGGAGGCGAATTTCGACGACAAGGTCATTCGCCGCCAGGTCGCCCTTATCCAGTCGATGACGAAGAAGGAGCGCGCCAATCCCGCACTCCTTCAGGCCAGCCGCAAGAAACGCATCGCCGCCGGCGCCGGTCTCGAGGTGCCGGAGCTGAACCGGCTGCTGAAAATGCACCGACAGATGGCCGACATGATGAAGAAAATGGGAAAGATGGGAAAGAAAGGCATGCTGCGCGGTGGTCTCTCCCAGATGTTCGGCAAGGGTGGCATGAACCCGGCGATGATGGGCGGCCCGCCCGGCGCGGCCGCGCCCAAGGGCCTGCCGGGCGGCGGACTGCCCGGCCTTGGCGGCGGCGCGCTGCCGCCGGGCCTTTCCGGCTTCGGGAAGAAGAAATGA
- a CDS encoding chorismate mutase, whose protein sequence is MNDETARAEMLLAKERHHIDNLDAILVYTLAERFKATQAVGRLKAEHELPPSDPAREERQIKRLRKLALDADLDPVFAETFLNFIISEVIRHHESMKK, encoded by the coding sequence ATGAACGACGAAACCGCGCGCGCGGAGATGCTTCTGGCGAAGGAGCGGCATCATATCGACAATCTCGACGCCATCCTCGTCTACACGCTCGCCGAACGATTCAAGGCGACGCAGGCGGTCGGCAGGCTGAAGGCGGAGCATGAACTGCCGCCCTCCGACCCGGCGCGCGAGGAGCGGCAGATCAAGAGATTGCGGAAACTGGCGCTCGACGCCGATCTCGACCCGGTTTTCGCCGAGACGTTCCTGAACTTCATCATATCCGAAGTCATCAGGCATCACGAAAGCATGAAGAAATAG
- the rpsP gene encoding 30S ribosomal protein S16 codes for MAVKIRLARGGSKKRPFYSIVSADSRQPRDGRFMEKLGTYNPLLPKDDENRVKMNVERIMELIGLGAQPTDRVRRFLEAAGAMEKKARSNPEKAKPGQKALERAEAKKEKEAAAAAPAEAPAEAAEEAAAE; via the coding sequence ATGGCGGTTAAGATCAGACTGGCCCGCGGCGGCTCCAAGAAGCGGCCTTTTTACAGCATCGTCTCGGCCGACAGCCGGCAGCCGCGCGACGGCCGCTTCATGGAGAAACTCGGCACCTACAACCCGCTCCTGCCGAAGGATGACGAGAACCGGGTGAAGATGAATGTCGAGCGGATCATGGAGCTGATCGGTCTCGGCGCGCAGCCGACCGACCGGGTGCGCCGCTTCCTCGAAGCCGCCGGCGCGATGGAGAAGAAGGCGCGCTCGAACCCGGAGAAGGCGAAGCCCGGCCAGAAGGCGCTGGAGCGCGCCGAGGCGAAGAAGGAAAAGGAAGCCGCAGCGGCCGCACCCGCCGAAGCTCCGGCGGAAGCCGCCGAAGAGGCGGCGGCGGAGTAG
- the rimM gene encoding ribosome maturation factor RimM (Essential for efficient processing of 16S rRNA), translating into MSDARENLICVGAIAGAYGVRGEARIKSFCAEPADIARYAPLLDESGRRSFTLRITGAVSGGFSARLGGVATREAAEALKGLRLHIPRDRMPTLPDDEFYHADLIGLEAVDAGGAPLGRIQAVEDFGAGDFLEIASPCGAPLLVPFTRNAVPTVDLAARRVIVDPPEDVSEDGAKDDAETGR; encoded by the coding sequence ATGAGCGACGCCAGGGAAAATCTGATCTGCGTCGGCGCCATCGCCGGCGCATATGGCGTGCGTGGCGAGGCGCGGATCAAGTCCTTCTGCGCCGAGCCGGCGGATATCGCGCGCTATGCGCCGCTTCTCGACGAGAGCGGCAGGCGGAGTTTCACGTTGCGCATCACCGGCGCGGTCTCCGGCGGCTTCTCGGCGCGTCTTGGCGGCGTCGCCACCCGAGAGGCGGCGGAAGCGCTAAAGGGCCTCCGCCTCCACATCCCGCGGGACCGGATGCCGACGCTGCCGGACGACGAATTCTACCACGCCGACCTGATCGGGCTGGAGGCGGTCGACGCCGGCGGCGCGCCGCTCGGCCGGATTCAGGCGGTCGAGGATTTCGGGGCCGGCGACTTTCTTGAGATCGCGAGTCCCTGCGGCGCGCCGCTCCTCGTTCCTTTCACCCGCAACGCCGTGCCGACGGTGGATCTCGCCGCGCGACGCGTCATCGTCGATCCGCCGGAAGACGTGTCGGAAGACGGGGCGAAAGATGATGCGGAGACCGGTCGATGA
- the trmD gene encoding tRNA (guanosine(37)-N1)-methyltransferase TrmD, whose translation MSAPGRSHGRIAPRASLEPRSLMEGEEISGAWTARVLTLFPEMFPGPLGVSLLGQALKRGLWNLSAIDIRSFASDRHRTVDAPPAGGGPGMVMRADIAAAAIDEAMRGAPRDRARWPLIHLSPRGARFDQAMAKRFATCEGLTLLCGRFEGLDQRVLDARGVDEVSLGDFVMTGGEIAAMALIDATVRLIPRVLGNAASVAEESFADGLLEAPHYTKPPLWEGREIPEVLLSGHHARIAAWRAARSEELTKERRPDLWRAHLAKSGDFESAADPVDDEELSDAHTTAGKGGSEKD comes from the coding sequence ATGAGCGCTCCCGGTCGCTCGCATGGCCGGATCGCGCCCCGGGCGTCTCTCGAACCCCGCTCGTTGATGGAGGGCGAGGAGATTTCCGGCGCCTGGACCGCGCGCGTCCTCACGCTTTTCCCCGAGATGTTCCCAGGTCCGCTCGGCGTTTCGCTTCTCGGACAGGCGTTGAAGCGCGGGCTCTGGAACCTCTCCGCCATCGATATTCGCAGCTTCGCCAGCGACCGGCATCGGACGGTGGACGCCCCGCCGGCGGGCGGTGGGCCCGGCATGGTGATGCGCGCCGACATCGCCGCCGCCGCGATCGACGAAGCGATGCGCGGCGCTCCCCGCGACCGCGCGCGCTGGCCGCTGATTCACCTCTCGCCGCGCGGCGCGCGCTTCGATCAGGCCATGGCGAAGCGATTCGCGACCTGCGAAGGGCTCACGCTGCTTTGCGGCCGGTTCGAGGGGCTGGACCAGCGCGTTCTTGACGCGCGAGGCGTCGATGAGGTCTCCCTTGGAGATTTCGTCATGACAGGCGGCGAAATCGCCGCAATGGCGTTGATTGACGCGACGGTTCGGCTTATACCCCGCGTCCTCGGCAACGCCGCCAGCGTGGCGGAGGAAAGTTTCGCGGACGGCCTTCTGGAGGCGCCGCATTATACGAAACCTCCGCTCTGGGAGGGGCGCGAGATACCGGAGGTTCTCCTCTCCGGCCATCACGCCCGGATCGCCGCATGGCGCGCCGCGAGGAGCGAGGAGTTGACGAAGGAACGACGTCCCGATCTCTGGCGGGCGCATCTTGCGAAATCTGGCGATTTCGAAAGCGCTGCGGACCCGGTGGATGACGAAGAGCTCTCGGACGCGCACACCACCGCCGGAAAAGGCGGGTCAGAGAAGGACTGA
- the rplS gene encoding 50S ribosomal protein L19: MNLLQELEAEHIAELGKDIPDFAPGDTIRVGVKVTEGTRHRVQNYEGVCIGRKGGSTLGASFTVRKISFGEGVERVFPLHSPAIDAITVVRRGKVRRAKLYYLRERRGKSARIVEKTNYRAPKAAAE, encoded by the coding sequence ATGAACCTGCTGCAAGAGCTCGAAGCCGAGCACATCGCCGAGCTTGGCAAGGATATTCCGGATTTCGCGCCGGGCGACACCATCCGCGTCGGCGTGAAGGTGACCGAGGGCACGCGCCACCGGGTCCAGAACTACGAGGGCGTCTGCATCGGCCGCAAGGGCGGCTCGACGCTTGGCGCGTCCTTCACGGTGCGGAAGATCAGCTTCGGCGAAGGCGTCGAGCGCGTCTTCCCGCTGCACTCGCCGGCGATCGACGCGATCACCGTCGTGCGGCGCGGCAAGGTGCGGCGCGCGAAGCTCTACTACCTCCGCGAGCGGCGCGGGAAATCGGCTCGTATCGTCGAAAAGACGAACTACCGCGCGCCGAAGGCCGCCGCCGAATAA
- a CDS encoding alpha/beta hydrolase family esterase, protein MMFLPFLALFFLFAGAGGSNACGTVAEPCEAGGGAYVVEIPAAPPPHQAIVFLHGYGGTGAGVLRNRTMIEAALARGYAVVAPQGAPRREGVAGGAWNSFASPERRDDIAFIKAVAEDSAARFGLDRGKMLLAGFSGGGMMSWRVACDAPESFDAYAPIAGLLWRPLPTACGGPVRMLHVHGWADPVVPLEGRAVAGGRITQGDLFAGLDLMRAALGCARDEPDGYGARGAYLLRRWTDCAPGANLELALHPAGHRIPSGWASLALNWFETRPEND, encoded by the coding sequence ATGATGTTCCTTCCCTTCCTCGCCCTCTTCTTTCTTTTCGCCGGCGCCGGCGGCTCCAACGCCTGCGGGACGGTCGCGGAGCCGTGCGAGGCCGGCGGCGGCGCCTATGTCGTCGAGATCCCCGCCGCGCCGCCGCCCCATCAGGCAATCGTCTTTCTTCATGGCTACGGCGGGACCGGCGCCGGCGTTCTCAGAAACCGCACCATGATCGAGGCCGCGCTGGCGCGCGGCTACGCGGTCGTCGCCCCGCAGGGCGCGCCACGGCGCGAGGGCGTCGCCGGCGGCGCCTGGAATAGTTTCGCGTCACCGGAGCGGCGGGACGATATCGCGTTCATCAAGGCCGTGGCGGAGGATTCCGCGGCGCGCTTCGGCCTGGACCGGGGGAAGATGCTGCTCGCCGGTTTTTCCGGCGGCGGCATGATGTCGTGGCGCGTGGCGTGCGACGCGCCGGAGAGCTTCGACGCCTATGCGCCAATCGCCGGCCTTCTCTGGCGCCCGCTGCCCACCGCCTGCGGGGGACCAGTCAGGATGCTGCATGTCCACGGCTGGGCGGACCCGGTCGTGCCGCTCGAAGGGCGCGCGGTCGCCGGCGGCCGGATCACGCAGGGCGATCTCTTCGCCGGGCTGGACCTGATGCGCGCCGCGCTTGGCTGCGCCCGCGACGAGCCTGACGGATACGGCGCGCGCGGCGCCTACCTGCTCCGCCGCTGGACCGACTGCGCGCCGGGCGCGAATCTGGAACTCGCTCTCCATCCCGCTGGTCACCGAATTCCGTCGGGCTGGGCCTCACTGGCGCTCAACTGGTTCGAAACGCGCCCCGAGAACGACTGA
- a CDS encoding formate/nitrite transporter family protein yields the protein MSRQNPDVSANEDAFDEHELKTIEDKAPIRPPAIFEVVRRQGETELARPASALILSGLVAGLAIGFSVLGEGLFRTHLPDAAWRPLVESLGYSIGFLIVILGQMQLFTENTITAVCPALDSPNRIILWRLVRLWALVLVTNIIGASIFGYVLHATGGYQPEVWAAIRDLALHATEPGWTETMLRGIGAGWLIAALVWIMPNADGAKPLMIILITWLIALADFAHVVAGATEASFLVFVGDISSGEAVAGFMVPALIGNILGGTVFFTVVTWGQIKAELADDEPPWLKKIEDRQKPEEPPG from the coding sequence GTGTCCAGACAGAACCCGGACGTATCCGCGAACGAGGACGCGTTCGACGAACACGAGCTGAAGACGATCGAGGACAAGGCGCCGATTCGCCCCCCGGCGATTTTCGAGGTCGTGCGCCGTCAGGGTGAGACCGAGCTGGCGCGGCCGGCTTCGGCGCTTATTCTTTCCGGCCTCGTCGCCGGTCTGGCGATCGGGTTCTCGGTGCTCGGCGAAGGGTTGTTTCGCACGCACCTTCCGGACGCCGCATGGCGGCCGCTGGTGGAGAGCCTCGGCTATTCCATCGGCTTTCTGATCGTGATCCTCGGTCAGATGCAGCTTTTCACCGAGAACACCATCACCGCCGTCTGCCCTGCGCTCGATTCTCCGAACCGGATCATTCTCTGGCGGCTGGTCCGGCTCTGGGCGCTCGTTCTCGTCACCAACATTATCGGCGCCAGTATCTTCGGCTATGTCCTTCATGCGACCGGCGGCTATCAGCCGGAAGTCTGGGCGGCGATCCGCGACCTCGCCCTGCATGCGACGGAACCGGGATGGACCGAGACCATGCTGCGCGGAATCGGCGCCGGCTGGCTGATCGCCGCGCTGGTCTGGATCATGCCGAACGCGGACGGCGCCAAGCCGCTGATGATCATCCTCATCACCTGGCTGATCGCGCTGGCCGATTTCGCGCATGTCGTGGCCGGCGCGACCGAAGCGTCATTCCTCGTCTTTGTGGGCGACATCTCGTCGGGCGAGGCGGTGGCCGGTTTCATGGTTCCCGCGCTGATCGGCAATATTCTCGGCGGTACGGTATTCTTCACTGTCGTGACCTGGGGGCAGATCAAGGCCGAACTGGCCGATGACGAGCCGCCGTGGCTGAAGAAGATCGAGGATCGCCAGAAACCGGAGGAGCCGCCGGGCTGA
- the recR gene encoding recombination mediator RecR, which produces MSGNDPEIQAGREISRLIELMAKLPGLGPRSARRAVLQMVKKRELMLLPLSRALAEVAERARVCVDCGNIDTTDICAICRDPRRDVATLCVVEDVADLWAMERAAVFRGRYHVLGGVLSALDGVTPEALRIPRLVDRASGGEVSEVVLALGATIDGQTTAHYIADALSGAGVAVTSLAQGVPVGGELDYLDDGTISAALMARKAL; this is translated from the coding sequence ATGAGCGGGAACGATCCGGAGATCCAGGCTGGGCGTGAGATATCGCGATTGATCGAACTGATGGCGAAACTGCCCGGGCTCGGTCCGCGCTCGGCGCGACGTGCGGTTCTGCAAATGGTCAAGAAGCGCGAGCTGATGCTCCTGCCGCTCTCCCGGGCGCTTGCCGAAGTGGCGGAGCGGGCACGGGTCTGTGTCGATTGCGGCAATATCGACACGACCGACATCTGCGCCATCTGCCGCGATCCGCGTCGCGACGTGGCGACGCTCTGTGTAGTCGAGGACGTCGCGGACCTTTGGGCGATGGAGCGCGCTGCGGTGTTTCGCGGCCGCTATCACGTTCTCGGCGGCGTGCTTTCGGCGCTGGACGGGGTGACGCCCGAGGCGCTTCGCATTCCTCGCCTCGTCGACCGGGCCTCCGGCGGAGAGGTGAGCGAAGTGGTGCTCGCGCTCGGGGCGACGATCGATGGCCAGACGACGGCGCATTACATCGCCGACGCGCTATCGGGAGCCGGAGTCGCGGTCACCTCCCTGGCGCAGGGCGTCCCGGTGGGCGGCGAGCTTGACTATCTTGACGATGGCACGATTTCGGCGGCGCTCATGGCGCGCAAGGCGCTTTGA